TCATTTAAAGGTAATCCCAAATAATAATTAGTAACACTATATTCTTTACTATTCGTATAGTGGTTGGAAAACTGGCTCTTTTATCCAGAAAGATAAGAACTCAAATATGATCTATATTGACATTATGATTCTGTAAAGTAGTCATTATATACCCCAAACACATAGGAAACTCTTTGAGTGTAATTTGCATAGAAGGTGCCAATGATACCGTGATTTTATGTCGTATCATTAAAGTGATAgtttttatttgataaattattttaattgttaaattaaaacaagtttataaaaaagagaattttatacaTGCTACAGGACAAATAAACCAacgaaataatttctttttttttttcatttaaaggaaaggaaacttaAATTGAAGTTTAGGAAATAGACATCACTATCTAAAATTCACTGTTCCCCAAGATGGAAGGCACAGTCAATATGGCAATAACAAATATTAGTGTTGTGGTTGAATTCATTCTTCTGGGATTTGGTGACCTGCCCAACTATCAAGGATTTCTATTTAGTATTTTCTTACTCATTTATATGACTATTTTGGTGGGAAATGGCCTCATCATTATAATTACTAAGGTAGATCCCACTCTCCAAACacccatgtatttttttcttcggCACTTTTCCTTCATAGAAATCTGTTACACAACAGTGACCCTTCCCAGAATGTTTACAAACCATTTGACCCAAAggagaaatatttcttttctggCCTGTGCTATCCAACTGTGTTTCTTTCTTATTTGGGGAGGGACTGAATGTTTTCTCCTAGCAGTGATGGCTTATGACCGTTACATGGCCATTTGTAATCCTTTAAATTATTCTCTCATCATGAACCAAAAATTCTGCATATGTCTGGTGGTGGCCTGCTGGATCAGTGCAATCCCTATTCCAGTAGCACAAACATATCTGATTTTCTCACTCTATTTCTGTAGTTCTAACCTCCTCAATCATGTTTTTTGTGATGTTCCTCCATTGCTAAATCTTGCCTGTGGGGACACCACTATAATTGAATTATATACCTATGCTGGTGCTTTCCTGTCTGCTGTAATTCCATTTCTAATGATACTTGTGTCCTACATCAAAATCATTGCCACAATTCAGAAGCTTCCATCAGCCATGGGGAGACAGAAAGCCTTCTCAACTTGCTCTTCACATCTCATAGTGGTTAGCTTGTTTTTTGGGTCAGGCATAATCTCATATTTTTTACCAAATTCCATAAAATCAGCAGAAGTAGACAAAGTTCTGTCTCTTATCTACACCACTATGACACCAATGTTCAATCCCCTGATTTACAGTCTGAGAAATAAAGATGTTATTATGGCATtgaagaaattttcatttaagtGAGCTACATCATGAAGCATATAGctgaaataaaagaatatcatTTTGTCAATATCCATCTTGTAAATAGCTATAGAATTTTATTCTTGTCTCCACGTCctgattttgaaatatttgttaaccccagaaaaaaataaaaaaactgaggtccaTTCCATATACATTTTCACTATAAAagcttcattttataatttattctgagcatatttattctatttacaaTTGTCTTTCCTTAAGATGTCTCTTTTATTTTGAAGAAATGTCCTGAATAAAGTCAATCTAGAACACACTAGAAAAATTTAAGGTCATCTAGTAACTCTCTTTTAAAATAACTGACAAGGTACCTAatgtttctctgaaatttcaTTAGTTATAATCTTAAATATAGCATATTTATCAAATTCCCTTTACTTCTAGATATTAAATGAATCAATtgattatcaaatatttttcctataagtttaagagtgagaaagaaaaagacacacacacacccaatgTATTTGTGGCTGATTAGATgaatatcattattttataatcatttatttcaaatttgtAAAGAATATTTAAACTAATTAATATCATCTCCCAATGAGCatcaattataatttattttcatgatttttttttgaagaagggattggatttgagtgtgttaAAATTTATCTTAAGCAAACATTTTCTATTCCTATTGAGGTTTATTTCTAGTTATAAAACTTTGCAATCTCAGagattttagtttttattctcCTTATCCCTCATCAACAAAATCAGGTGTTGGGTTTTGCAAACTCCTCTTCCACACACTGTCTGTCCTCTTTCATTCCGCCTTTATTGTAGTTCCATTCCCCCATCACCTCTTTCAAAGACTATCAAAATAGTCTCCTAATTTAATTAGCATTTaaccttatataaatatattttcttttaattatcattttaccttatataaacaaattataatttACCTAGGCAGTATAGAGGATAGAATTACTGGTTTGGGATGAGGAACACTCATCTTGTTGACTTTATatttggtcttagacatttactagctatgtgaccatggggaaGTCCTCTAACCATGCCTGCTTCATCTATATATCAGTAAAATATTCCCTTCATTTAATAGAAtggaatagcaaaccacttcagtactTTTTGCCAAGAACAACTGAAATCAGTTCATTAAGagtaaaatacaattaaaatgactgaacaacaacaaattgaaTATCACATTACAGTCCCCGCCCATCTGATCAGTCTTCCAAAGCTCCAGGTCTTAAATATTGTAAAAAATAGATATGGCCAAGTTCAAGAACCTTTGGTGTTTCCCTAATTCCTTCTCAGACAAAACACGAATTCCCAAAGGAAGGCTTACAGTCATTCTGCTAATAAaaagttatttcatattttactATTCATAGGTAAGATACTCATCTAAGTTCTAGAGATATAAAGGTGTAATAATTTATGCATAATATTTGTATGGAAGGAACAAAGTCAAAAAAGTGATATtgtgtttttgtttgcttgtttggtttttgctttcctttgttttttttttttcatttttaaaggaaatatttaataggTGGACAAAGAGAAACTAgctgttttgaaaaaaatgatatcaatgttgaataaaatataactcagaaaatatgataaattatACGTTTAAAATATAGTGTGATATATTTATCTGGATAAGacccaactttaaaaaaaaaagagcatactGTTCCTGAAGCAAAGGTCTCCAGGATGAAGTTGTACATCTGTtattcttttaattgatttttagagTTTAGTGTCATAGACATAGATCttaaagaaatttagtaaaatcttgattttattaatgagaaGCCTGTGGTTAAATTAGGTGAAATTAATTACACACATAGATTATAAGTAGGAAAGTatggatttgaacatagatccATTGACTACTAAGTTCTATAACCTTTCCACTTTGCCTCTTTACCTGCTGAACAGCtattatagaaaaaataacaaagttaatGAGTTTTACTTTAGTATTGAGAATATTGAAACATAGGAGAAAGGTTCTAGAATCACAAaatggtagaggaaaatttgattGTAGTCTGTATATCTCAGAACCATGTCATGAGAGAAATATTGATGAGGGTAACAAAATTGTCtctaacaactttttttttcagatgtgcTTCTGTTGTCTCATTTGGTCTGGAAATACTAATCTCTAATTGTAAATAAACTTAAACTACAAGGAGGGGGGGGAGAATAAAGGAAGAACTGTAATCCAAATTCCTTAAAGAATACGTATCCATTTCCCCTAAATGAAGTTTCATTTTTCTGAGATTATTTCCAAACCAGCTagatggtatggtggatagagtgaTGAGCCTGAAATCAGGACGAAATGGATTCAAATGTGGACTAAAATAGTAGCTTGAGCAAATAAATTAATCTCTGGctatttcttcatctagaaaatatgGTTAAAAGTAGCACTACCTCCCAGTCTTGTATGGATCAATATTTTAGAAGCACTTAGCAAATTAaatgtactactactactactactactactactactactactactactactactaataataataataataatatttaattcttgtccttcattttcaaagaagacaatgacaccAGGGAGTTGATGAGTCATGAATTGCATATGAGTGAAGAGGgtcagtgctaagtcaccaagccTCGCTTTCTACTCCAAAGTAATGTGAGTCCAATGGCCAGTATGAATCAGGACaggactggagataaccctgaaTCTGAGGCAATAAGGGAaaattgactttcccaaggtcacatagctagtaagtggcaagtgtctgaggctggatttgaattcctgaccagtactctgtccattgtaccacctagctgcccctacctgaCCCATAATAATCACAATATAAATAGTATTTTGCATATTATACAATATGGGTATTGTGAgtatatgattttataaattttgtttcttattaGAATGTGAGTCTTGAGAGCAGGGGCGATTTTTGCTGATCTTTGTAACCTCCATGCTTAGTACTGGTCTTGGGACAAAGGGGGTGCTTAAAAATGATTATTGCCTTAGATCAGAGACCAAGGCATATCACTATTTAGGGAGAATTAAATGGATATTCTGGAGAATCAATACATAAAAGGTACATCCCAAACTCATAGTTCATTCACATTAAGCACTAATTCCTAAATCTAAACCTGAGTTGATTAGGCAAGATTCATATTTTCTACAATtgacatatttattaaatgttttactttttataCATGCTATCCCATGTGATTGTCATTATTATTCTAGGAGGCAGATGATAATGCCATCTGtatataattaactatataatTTACCCTGGATTAAACAACTAGTGAGTTCTGTCACCAGCTTCTTAAGGTCTTTATGACTCCCACCAGAACACTCTTTTGTCGCACTACCCTTTTCTTGTTACCATAAGATATTTCAATCATGGATCTTGTATTCTGCATTCAGATTAGCCAGGAGATTCTAAGAGTAGTCAGGGATCTCAGTAAATTGCTAATGTTGACTTATTTGTGTGTTAGCACCTTTGATATTCACTCTCTAATGTCAGATTGATCCCAAAGCTTTGCCACTTTATTCTGTTAATTGCTGTCAGTGCAGTCTAAAGTATTTGGAAGCACTGGCACAATGTGATTGACATACTCTGTCGGTCGATAGTCTCTATACTCCctgttatattttaaaagcatcAAAGTTGTGGAGTGGACAGACTACTGTGTCTGGAGTCGTGAAGCCCTTAGGTcgattctgacctcagacactttttaactGTGTGAGAtctggcaagtcccttaatctttgcctacctcagtttcttcaattgtaaaatcaGGATAATTGTAGTAACTAATTTACATAATagtcatgaagatcaaatgaaataatatattaaaatgcttAGCAATTTGCCTGGAACATAGTGGGTGTGTATTAAGATATATTTTCCTGCTCCCTGTTGTAGCAAGATTAAAGGAAACCTGGAACAATTTTTAATGTTCCTTCTACaagttgaaaagagaaatgatcagGGAAAAGACCAAACATGAACCTTGAGGCTCAACGCTGGATTAGATTCTTCATAATGTGATTTCCCCCTGTCAGTAATTCTGTGGAAACTGTCCAGACTTTCCATTGTATCTCCATAGCTATAGTAGTAGATGTGTAATGCACATTTGTCTTTTGAAAGAGATACCCAAGAGAACTTATTAATATGCATTGTGACTTTGCTCATTAATTTGAAAGTAAAGAGAACATTGAACATGGATGTCTATGGGGATCAATTGTATAAATCAACCTTGCACTGACAATGAAATATTATCAACGAAGTTTTTACCAATAATAAAATgggattctttccatttatactaTAAGTAATAAATCCCTAAGAATATTCTCTAACGATATTTCCCCTTTAAAATCTGGGAGCTTCTCTGGTGCCCCAAGATGCAATTACACTATTTCCCACTGGTATGTGTATAGAGAAAACAAcagttattattatcctctttagtaatcattcaactttttaaaaatgtttaatatgaaAGCCTATGTAAGCATGTAGATCCCAGAAGACCAGGACAATGGTACATATCCCCCGAGCTTCCTATACTTGTTCTAACACATTTTTACCTATTAATTTCTAGATATGTTAgcttaaagaatttaaaaattttaaaaacacaaaccTGCAAGCTTTTGTCCAGTACAAAAggtaattttccataaaataagaCTATTTTAAAAGCTATGAACAGTTATACAATTTTAATGGGCCTATAAAACAACAaatgtaagaaaagaaaattctccaaTACCTTCAGGGCATTCCTTGtccaaaaatttttcaaaattcagttcCCATTACCTATATTTCCTTTCTGCATTCAAATTTCCTACTCATCATCATTAgagtattaaaagaaaaatcacaaatgcttttcctttcctatttttaaattatcattataCCATTACTATCACTAAATGTCCATAGCTAAGAAATATGAAATAGTATTTAATCACACTCATAAATATTACTTAGGAATGAGATAAAATGTCATATAACTCCTGAAAACttgtgaaatgaaaatattgtCTTGGGGAGTCCAGGAAAGATTATGGCAAGTAGGGCAAGGTTgaaagaaatgtttaaataacattaaattgtttattttcatctAGTGTCTTGATCCTCCATTGTTACATGCTGTTGGATATGTGCATATCTACTTTCctttgttgaaaaaaataaaccaaaattgCATGAGAGTATCTAGCCTAGGCAAGCATATGGGAAAAAAACTGGAATTCAGGATAAAATGAACAAAGTAAGGAGATTTCGAGATATGAACTGAATTTAACCTCAAGCCATTATATCTATTGTATTTCTATCTTGTGTACAATGCTTCATTTGCTTCTGTTCCTTATGTAAATCAAACCTTTTTCTAACAAGGGAATAGAAAGTCTAGAATCTACAAAagtaaatattttgcaaaaaaatcaaagggaaaagaaatagagggattcattttttaaagtctaaaGTCTCATGTTATGTAAGAGTTATC
The Macrotis lagotis isolate mMagLag1 chromosome 3, bilby.v1.9.chrom.fasta, whole genome shotgun sequence genome window above contains:
- the LOC141516876 gene encoding olfactory receptor 10AG1-like encodes the protein MEGTVNMAITNISVVVEFILLGFGDLPNYQGFLFSIFLLIYMTILVGNGLIIIITKVDPTLQTPMYFFLRHFSFIEICYTTVTLPRMFTNHLTQRRNISFLACAIQLCFFLIWGGTECFLLAVMAYDRYMAICNPLNYSLIMNQKFCICLVVACWISAIPIPVAQTYLIFSLYFCSSNLLNHVFCDVPPLLNLACGDTTIIELYTYAGAFLSAVIPFLMILVSYIKIIATIQKLPSAMGRQKAFSTCSSHLIVVSLFFGSGIISYFLPNSIKSAEVDKVLSLIYTTMTPMFNPLIYSLRNKDVIMALKKFSFK